In Deltaproteobacteria bacterium HGW-Deltaproteobacteria-6, one genomic interval encodes:
- a CDS encoding 50S ribosomal protein L32 yields the protein MPNPVKRHSKTRRNTRRAHDFLKQPSMSVCPQCSEPKMPHRVCPNCGTYKGREVISAEKIS from the coding sequence ATGCCAAATCCAGTAAAGAGACATTCCAAAACGAGACGCAATACCCGAAGGGCGCATGATTTCCTGAAACAGCCTTCCATGTCGGTTTGTCCGCAATGCAGTGAACCGAAAATGCCCCACCGTGTTTGCCCGAATTGCGGCACCTATAAAGGCAGAGAAGTGATCTCGGCGGAAAAGATTTCCTAA
- a CDS encoding glutamate--tRNA ligase, with protein sequence MTAKIRTRFAPSPTGYLHIGGARTALFNWLFSRHNGGEFVLRIEDTDQQRSTDESTRAILDAMTWMGLNWDEGPHFQAQRVGLHRDMVQKLIDEGKAYVCTCTPEELEAKRKEALATGKKPKYDGTCRDKNLKKSTGSVVRFRGAQTGITIVEDLIKGNISFNNDELDDLIIERGDGYPTYNFAVVIDDAMMNITHVIRGDDHVNNTPRQILMYQALGFEVPKFAHVPMILGSDKARLSKRHGATSVMAYKEMGYLPEALVNYLVRLGWSHGDQEIFSQKELVDFFALDAVGKSPAVFNPEKLLWLNAHYIKEANPGRLMEEMKPLWPAGTDATDAVFTKKVIADLQPRAKTLVELAEVANFYFTDSVHYEEQAAQKFLTPEIAPHLKAMAEAIPGVQNFSKEGLEEFLKTFIEERGIKFKAIAQPLRVALTGKTVSPGIDEVMVTLGRDRVVQRINAAMAAINKQNA encoded by the coding sequence ATGACCGCCAAAATACGAACCCGTTTTGCACCATCCCCGACCGGCTACCTGCACATCGGAGGTGCCAGAACCGCTCTTTTTAACTGGCTTTTTTCCCGCCATAATGGCGGCGAATTTGTTTTAAGAATTGAAGACACGGATCAGCAGCGCTCTACCGACGAATCCACCAGAGCGATTCTGGATGCCATGACCTGGATGGGTCTGAACTGGGATGAAGGACCGCATTTTCAGGCCCAGCGTGTCGGTCTGCACCGCGACATGGTGCAGAAACTGATTGACGAGGGCAAGGCCTACGTCTGTACCTGTACCCCCGAGGAACTGGAAGCCAAAAGAAAAGAAGCCCTGGCTACCGGCAAAAAGCCCAAATACGACGGAACCTGCCGTGACAAAAACTTAAAGAAATCAACGGGCAGTGTAGTGCGCTTCCGGGGCGCGCAAACCGGCATTACTATTGTAGAAGATCTCATCAAAGGAAATATAAGCTTTAATAACGATGAGTTGGATGATTTAATTATCGAACGCGGCGATGGATATCCCACTTATAACTTTGCCGTCGTTATTGACGACGCCATGATGAATATCACGCATGTTATTCGCGGCGACGACCATGTCAACAACACCCCGCGCCAGATTCTGATGTATCAGGCGCTGGGTTTTGAGGTGCCCAAATTTGCCCATGTCCCGATGATTCTGGGATCGGACAAAGCGCGCTTGAGCAAGCGCCACGGGGCCACCTCCGTCATGGCCTACAAAGAGATGGGTTATCTGCCGGAAGCCCTTGTAAATTATCTGGTTCGCCTGGGCTGGTCGCACGGGGACCAGGAGATTTTTTCGCAAAAAGAACTGGTTGATTTTTTTGCCCTGGACGCGGTCGGGAAATCCCCCGCCGTTTTTAACCCTGAAAAACTGCTCTGGTTGAATGCCCATTATATAAAGGAAGCAAATCCGGGGCGGCTGATGGAAGAAATGAAACCCCTGTGGCCTGCCGGAACGGATGCCACGGATGCCGTTTTTACCAAAAAGGTAATTGCCGATCTGCAGCCCCGCGCCAAAACCCTGGTCGAGCTGGCGGAAGTGGCGAATTTTTATTTTACTGATTCGGTTCATTACGAGGAACAGGCCGCGCAGAAATTTCTGACACCTGAAATAGCCCCCCATTTAAAGGCGATGGCAGAGGCCATTCCGGGCGTCCAAAACTTCAGTAAAGAAGGGCTGGAAGAATTTCTCAAGACGTTCATCGAAGAACGGGGAATTAAATTTAAGGCAATTGCGCAGCCGCTCAGAGTGGCGCTGACCGGAAAAACGGTCAGCCCCGGCATTGACGAAGTGATGGTCACACTGGGCAGGGATCGTGTTGTGCAAAGAATCAACGCCGCAATGGCCGCCATTAACAAGCAGAATGCATGA
- a CDS encoding two-component system response regulator, giving the protein MDNVDIVIVEDNHHDIEMILDAFRELEIKADTLIFSDGTEAVKNFFGVGGRFFSEKCKLPRLILLDLKLPKINGMEVLKLLKTDERTRSIPVVVFTTSNEQRDRMESYKLGANSYLVKPLDADQFVNHIKQIINYWISLNENGY; this is encoded by the coding sequence ATGGATAATGTGGATATTGTTATTGTCGAAGATAATCATCATGATATCGAGATGATTTTAGACGCCTTTCGCGAACTGGAAATTAAAGCGGACACTCTCATTTTCAGCGATGGAACAGAAGCGGTAAAGAATTTTTTTGGCGTCGGCGGCAGATTTTTCTCTGAAAAATGTAAATTGCCGCGGTTGATATTGCTGGATTTAAAACTTCCGAAGATCAACGGCATGGAAGTTCTGAAACTATTGAAAACGGATGAAAGGACAAGAAGCATTCCCGTCGTGGTTTTCACGACATCCAATGAACAAAGAGACCGGATGGAAAGTTACAAACTGGGTGCCAACAGCTATCTGGTCAAACCGCTGGATGCCGATCAGTTTGTAAACCATATCAAACAAATTATCAATTATTGGATCAGTCTAAATGAGAATGGTTATTAA